From the genome of Amylibacter sp. IMCC11727:
CACGTGGTGTTGGATATGGAGGACGGCACGCGCATTACGTTTAACGATGCGCGGCGGTTCGGGTCGATGGATATGTTTGCCACGGACACAGGAGAGACGCATAAGCTGCTTGCGGTGCTGGGACCTGAGCCGATGGGGAACGCATTTGATGAGGCGTATTTCAAGGCGGCGCTGAAGGGGAAAAATTCACCGATTAAATCGGTATTGCTAGATCAACGGATTGTGGCGGGGTTGGGCAATATTTACGTCTGCGAGGCGCTGTGGCGCACGGGGATATCGCCGCTGCGCAAAGCAGGCGGGTTAAGTGCCAAACGTGTGGCCAGTTTGGTCCCTGCGATTCGCCAAGTTTTGGGGGAAGCCATCGAATCGGGGGGCTCTTCGTTGAAAGATTATCGTCAGGCCGATGGGGAACTGGGATATTTTCAACACTCTTTCGCTGTCTATGGACGCGAGGGAGAGCCTTGTAAAACAAACGGTTGTGCGGGAACCATCAGACGTGCGGTGCAATCTGGCCGATCTTCGTTTTACTGTAACGATTGTCAGTCTTAGGTTGAATCTGGACCCCTCCGTGATAAGCGTGGGCGGTCAAGAAACTGCGAATGAGTGCTTTAATGGGCTATGAAACCCTGAATGTGGATGTGGAAGATCATGTTGGCGTGATCACCCTGAACCGACCTGATGCGTTGAATGCTTTGAATCAGCAATTGCTGTCCGAACTGGCAACGGCGTTGGGCGCGATGAGCGACAATGACAAGGTACGGTGTATCGTTCTGACAGGCAGCGAAAAGGCATTTGCTGCGGGGGCGGACATCACAGAAATGGCGCCACAATCGTTTGTGGATATGTTTTCGACCGATTATTTCACCGAACAGACCGAGGCGATTTTGCGTTGTCGCAAGCCTATTATTGCTGCGGTTTCGGGTTATGCGCTGGGCGGCGGGTGCGAATTGGCGATGATGTGTGACTTTATCATCTGTTCGGATACCGCAAAATTTGGTCAGCCCGAGATTAACCTTGGTGTTATTGCAGGGATTGGCGGCAGCCAGCGTTTGACGCGGTTTGTGGGCAAATCGAAATCCATGGAAATGCACCTGACAGGGCGGTTCATGGATGCCGAAGAGGCGGAGCGTTCTGGGTTGGTAAGCCGCATTGTTCCTGCCAA
Proteins encoded in this window:
- the mutM gene encoding bifunctional DNA-formamidopyrimidine glycosylase/DNA-(apurinic or apyrimidinic site) lyase — encoded protein: MPELPEVETVRRGLEPAMVGKRIAVADVRRPDLRWPFPERMAERLTGARIERLRRRSKYILGDLDTGETILIHLGMSGRMTIAAPTGDAKDMLGDFHHLHPAPEKHDHVVLDMEDGTRITFNDARRFGSMDMFATDTGETHKLLAVLGPEPMGNAFDEAYFKAALKGKNSPIKSVLLDQRIVAGLGNIYVCEALWRTGISPLRKAGGLSAKRVASLVPAIRQVLGEAIESGGSSLKDYRQADGELGYFQHSFAVYGREGEPCKTNGCAGTIRRAVQSGRSSFYCNDCQS
- a CDS encoding enoyl-CoA hydratase — protein: MGYETLNVDVEDHVGVITLNRPDALNALNQQLLSELATALGAMSDNDKVRCIVLTGSEKAFAAGADITEMAPQSFVDMFSTDYFTEQTEAILRCRKPIIAAVSGYALGGGCELAMMCDFIICSDTAKFGQPEINLGVIAGIGGSQRLTRFVGKSKSMEMHLTGRFMDAEEAERSGLVSRIVPAKKLMEDVMATAAKIAEKSTLTTMAVKEAVDRSYETTLREGILFERRLFHSLFATEDQSEGMSAFIEKRSPKFRGK